From one Lemur catta isolate mLemCat1 chromosome 5, mLemCat1.pri, whole genome shotgun sequence genomic stretch:
- the PRSS16 gene encoding thymus-specific serine protease, producing the protein MAIGPALWLGPLLLLSFWGLSASASLLRRLGEHIQQIQESSSLGLGLGLGPGAVALPKVGWLEQPLDPFNASDRRSFLQRYWVNDQHWADQDGPVFLHLGGEGSLGPGSVMRGHPAALAPAWGALVISLEHRFYGLSVPAGGLDMAQLRFLSSHHALADMASARLAFSRLFNVSSSSPWICFGGSYAGSLAAWARLKFPHLIFASIASSAPVRAVLDFSEYNDVVSRSLKSPAIGGSLECRAAVAAAFAEVERRLRAGGAVQAALGAHLGACGSLGRAEDQAELLGALQALVGGAVQYDGQAGAPLSVRQLCGLLLGGGGNRSRSTPYRGLRRAVQIVRHSLGQKCLSFSRAETVAQLKATEPQVSGVGDRQWLYQTCTEFGFYVTCEDPRCPFSQLPALPSQLDLCEQVFGLSASSVAQAVAQTNSYYGGQTPGATQVLFVNGDTDPWHVLGVTQALGSSESALLIRSASHCLDMAPERPSDSPSLRLGRQSISQQLQTWLRLAKESQVRDGV; encoded by the exons ATGGCCATTGGGCCTGCCCTGTGGCTGGGCCCTCTgctcctgctttccttctgggggCTCTCAGCTTCAG CCTCCCTTCTTAGGCGCCTGGGTGAGCACATTCAGCAGATTCAGGAAAGCTCTAGCCTGggtctgggcctgggcctggggccaggtgctgtggcccTCCCAAAAGTGGGGTGGCTGGAGCAGCCACTGGACCCCTTCAATGCATCGGACAGAAGATCCTTCCTGCAG CGTTACTGGGTGAATGACCAACATTGGGCTGACCAGGATGGACCTGTATTCCTGCATCTGGGGGGCGAGGGCAGTCTTGGGCCTGGCTCAGTGATGAGAG GGCACCCTGCAGCCCTAGCCCCAGCCTGGGGGGCCCTGGTGATAAGCCTGGAACACAGATTTTATGGCCTGAGTGTTCCTGCTGGGGGCCTGGACATGGCCCAGCTTCGCTTCCTGTCCAGCCACCACGC GCTGGCCGACATGGCCTCCGCACGTCTGGCATTCTCCCGCCTCTTCAACGTCTCCTCCTCTAGCCCCTGGATCTGCTTCGGAGGCTCCTACGCCGGTTCCTTGGCCGCCTGGGCCCGGCTAAAG TTCCCCCACCTCATTTTCGCCTCCATCGCTTCCTCCGCCCCGGTGCGGGCAGTGCTGGATTTCTCCGAGTATAATGAC GTGGTGTCCAGAAGCCTAAAGAGCCCGGCGATTGGCGGGTCCCTGGAg TGCCGGGCGGCGGTGGCCGCTGCCTTCGCGGAAGTGGAGCGGCGTCTGCGCGCCGGCGGGGCAGTTCAAGCAGCGCTGGGGGCGCATCTGGGCGCGTGTGGGTCTCTGGGCCGCGCTGAAGACCAGGCAGAGCTGCTGGGGGCTCTGCAGGCACTGGTGGGAGGCGCTGTGCAGTACGACGGGCAGGCGGGAGCGCCACTGAGCGTACGACAGCTCTGCGGACTCCTCCTCGGGGGTGGGGGCAACCGCAGCCGCTCCACGCCCTACCGTGGGCTTCGTCGGGCGGTGCAG ATTGTCAGGCACAGCCTGGGTCAGAAGTGTCTAAGCTTCTCCCGGGCAGAGACAGTGGCACAGCTGAAGGCCACAGAACCCCAAGTGTCCGGCGTGGGTGACCGGCAGTGGTTGTACCAGACATGTACTGAGTTTGGCTTCT ATGTCACCTGTGAGGATCCTAGATGTCCTTTCTCCCAGCTCCCAGCGCTGCCCTCCCAGCTAGACCTATGTGAGCAGGTGTTCGGACTCTCAGCCTCTTCTGTAGCCCAGGCTGTGGCCCAGACGAACTCCTACTATGGTGGACAGACCCCTGGAGCAACCCAAGTGCTATTTGTTAATG gGGATACAGACCCCTGGCATGTGCTCGGTGTAACACAGGCCTTGGGATCCTCGGAGTCAGCTCTTCTCATCCGTAGTGCCTCCCACTGCTTGGACATGGCACCCGAGAGGCCCTCAGATTCCCCAAGCCTCCGGCTAGGACGCCAG AGCATCTCCCAACAGCTGCAGACCTGGCTCAGGCTGGCAAAGGAGAGCCAGGTTAGGGATGGGGTCTGA